From Fusobacterium sp. FSA-380-WT-3A, a single genomic window includes:
- a CDS encoding LytTR family DNA-binding domain-containing protein: MLNYIIVEDEYPAREELKYFINLYKEFSLESEFDNPIDALKFLENTKVDIAFLDINMPGIDGINLGKIIHKLNPSMKIIFITAYREYGVEAFDIKAFDYILKPYSEERIKKTLEELLKDNQKEKNKVLKNELINKLAVSEEGKIIILSLEDIYYIEADEKECLVHTKNKIYTTKQKISKLEEVLSNKKFFKSHRAYLVNIDKIRELEAWFSGGYLIKLEDVPNKIPLSRNRIKAFKEMFILK, from the coding sequence ATGTTAAATTATATAATTGTAGAAGATGAATATCCAGCAAGAGAAGAATTAAAATATTTTATAAATCTTTATAAAGAATTTTCTTTAGAGAGTGAATTTGATAATCCTATAGATGCTCTTAAATTTTTAGAAAATACTAAAGTTGATATAGCATTTTTAGATATTAATATGCCTGGAATAGATGGAATAAATTTAGGAAAAATTATTCATAAATTAAATCCTAGTATGAAAATAATATTTATTACTGCCTATAGAGAATATGGCGTAGAAGCTTTTGACATAAAAGCTTTTGATTATATTTTAAAACCTTATTCAGAAGAAAGAATAAAGAAAACTTTAGAAGAATTATTAAAAGATAATCAAAAAGAGAAAAATAAAGTTTTAAAAAATGAATTAATAAATAAATTAGCTGTTTCAGAAGAGGGAAAAATAATTATTTTATCTTTAGAAGATATTTATTATATAGAAGCTGATGAAAAGGAGTGTTTAGTTCATACTAAAAATAAAATTTATACCACTAAACAAAAAATTTCAAAATTAGAAGAGGTATTGTCAAATAAAAAATTTTTTAAAAGTCATAGAGCTTACTTAGTAAATATAGATAAAATAAGAGAACTTGAAGCTTGGTTTAGTGGAGGATATTTAATAAAACTTGAAGATGTTCCTAATAAAATTCCTTTAAGTAGAAATAGAATAAAAGCATTTAAAGAGATGTTTATTTTAAAATAA
- a CDS encoding LytS/YhcK type 5TM receptor domain-containing protein — MFNLVSALLNNLGHIIVIAFFFTRMKNSRNIFVKEKYNLKDILLLSLFFGGLAIIGTYSGIDYKGSIANTRNIGVIVGGLLVSPYVGILSGIISGLHRYFLLSGQFTAIPCTISTIVGGFFVAYLSKYTNEKNKYLFGFLAGFLIENLSMLLIVLMGEDRNLAIEIVYNIYIPMILANALGVPIVILIIESIIEEKEIIAGKQAKLSLKIAEKTLPYFSNGGSLDEVCKIIMESLEAKAVVLTNEKFIIGKYYYSDEYRLNHIEIKSEATKEVIKTGKIFITNNKLDKTTFECVDGNIKSYIIVPLYKEKYVSGTLKIYFDKLSEITESKKILIIGLAQLISTQLELTKIENFKAMAREANIKMLQTQINPHFLFNALNTITSFIRINPEKARDIIINLSTILRFNLENFNKLVTIDRELEQVKAYVNIEQARFTNKIKVNYKIEDGIGDFQIPSLIIQPLVENSIKHGILPRREGGIVDIIINKRNEKHLLIEIKDNGVGISQEVINSLENEEEKSIGLRNVHRRLKLLYGRGLNIKKLKEGTSIIFEI; from the coding sequence ATGTTTAACTTAGTTAGTGCTCTTTTAAATAATTTAGGTCATATAATAGTTATTGCTTTCTTTTTTACTAGAATGAAAAACTCTAGAAATATTTTTGTAAAAGAAAAATATAATTTAAAGGATATTTTATTATTATCTTTATTTTTTGGTGGATTAGCTATTATAGGAACTTATTCAGGAATAGATTATAAAGGTTCTATAGCTAATACAAGAAATATAGGAGTCATTGTAGGAGGACTTTTAGTTTCTCCTTATGTAGGTATTTTATCTGGAATAATATCAGGATTACATAGATATTTTTTATTATCAGGACAATTTACAGCTATTCCTTGTACAATTTCTACAATTGTAGGAGGATTTTTTGTAGCTTATCTTTCAAAATATACAAATGAAAAAAATAAATATTTATTTGGATTCTTAGCAGGATTTTTAATAGAAAATTTAAGTATGCTTTTAATAGTTTTAATGGGAGAGGATAGAAATCTTGCTATTGAAATAGTTTATAATATCTATATACCAATGATATTAGCAAATGCTTTAGGTGTACCTATTGTTATATTAATTATAGAAAGTATAATAGAAGAAAAAGAAATTATAGCAGGAAAACAAGCAAAATTATCACTTAAAATAGCTGAGAAAACTTTACCATATTTTTCAAATGGAGGATCATTAGATGAAGTTTGTAAAATTATAATGGAGTCTTTAGAAGCTAAAGCAGTAGTTTTAACTAATGAAAAGTTTATTATAGGTAAATATTATTATAGTGATGAATATAGATTAAATCATATTGAAATAAAAAGTGAGGCTACAAAAGAGGTTATTAAAACAGGAAAAATTTTTATAACTAATAATAAATTAGATAAAACTACCTTTGAATGTGTTGATGGAAATATAAAATCATATATTATAGTTCCATTGTATAAAGAAAAATATGTATCTGGTACTTTAAAAATATATTTTGATAAATTAAGTGAGATAACTGAGAGTAAAAAAATTCTCATTATAGGATTAGCTCAATTAATTTCTACTCAATTAGAACTTACAAAAATTGAAAATTTTAAGGCTATGGCAAGAGAAGCTAATATAAAAATGTTACAAACTCAAATAAATCCACATTTTTTATTCAATGCATTGAATACTATAACTTCTTTTATTAGGATAAATCCAGAAAAAGCGAGAGATATTATAATAAATTTATCTACTATATTAAGATTTAATCTTGAAAATTTTAATAAATTGGTTACTATTGATAGAGAATTAGAACAAGTAAAAGCGTATGTTAATATAGAACAAGCACGTTTTACTAATAAGATAAAAGTAAATTATAAAATAGAAGATGGTATAGGAGATTTTCAAATACCAAGTCTTATTATTCAACCTTTAGTAGAAAATAGTATAAAACATGGAATATTACCAAGAAGAGAGGGAGGAATAGTAGATATTATTATTAATAAAAGAAATGAAAAACATTTATTAATTGAAATAAAAGATAATGGAGTTGGAATATCTCAAGAAGTAATAAATTCTTTAGAAAATGAAGAAGAAAAAAGTATAGGATTAAGAAATGTTCATAGAAGATTAAAACTTCTTTATGGAAGAGGACTTAATATAAAAAAATTAAAAGAAGGGACATCTATAATTTTTGAAATATAA
- a CDS encoding carbon starvation protein A, with translation MVSFVVSVIALIVGYFIYGKFVEKVFAPDSNSLTPAKRLEDGVDYVEMDIKKTFLIQFLNIAGTGPIFGAVAGAMWGPAAFIWIVFGCIFAGAVHDYLIGMMSLRRDGASVAELVGENLGNGAKQLMRVFSVVLLVLVGVVFVTSPAAILNDLTGIDKLILIGIIIIYYLIATVLPIDKVIGKIYPIFGVALLIMAVGIGFGIIIQGYDIPELALRNYHPKGQSVFPYLCISIACGAISGFHATQSPMMARCLGNETQGRKVFYGAMIAEGIVALIWAAAAMSFFGGTEGLGVALSKGGAAVVVNKISATVLGKVGGALALLGVVACPITSGDTAFRSARLTIADAINYKQGPILNRFVVAIPLFVIGIALCFIDFNILWRYFSWSNQTLATIALWAGAAYLAKRGKFFWMAAIPATFMTVVVTSYILIAPEGFRMAESIGNTAGLIVAAISIIAFIKKFLPIYKEAVNK, from the coding sequence ATGGTAAGTTTTGTAGTTTCTGTAATTGCTTTGATTGTAGGTTATTTTATTTATGGTAAGTTTGTTGAAAAAGTATTTGCTCCTGATTCAAATTCTTTAACACCAGCTAAAAGATTAGAAGATGGTGTTGACTATGTTGAAATGGATATTAAAAAAACTTTCTTAATTCAATTCTTAAATATTGCTGGTACTGGTCCTATATTTGGAGCTGTTGCTGGAGCTATGTGGGGTCCAGCAGCATTTATCTGGATAGTTTTCGGATGTATTTTTGCTGGAGCTGTTCATGATTATTTAATTGGTATGATGTCTTTAAGAAGAGATGGAGCTAGTGTTGCTGAGTTAGTTGGAGAAAACTTAGGTAATGGAGCTAAACAATTAATGAGAGTATTCTCTGTTGTTTTATTAGTTCTTGTTGGAGTTGTTTTTGTAACAAGTCCTGCTGCTATATTAAATGATTTAACAGGAATAGATAAATTAATCCTAATAGGAATTATAATTATTTATTACCTAATCGCTACTGTATTACCAATAGATAAAGTTATTGGTAAAATTTATCCTATATTTGGTGTAGCTTTACTTATAATGGCTGTTGGTATTGGATTCGGTATTATAATTCAAGGATATGATATTCCTGAATTAGCTTTAAGAAATTATCATCCAAAAGGACAATCAGTATTCCCTTATTTATGTATTTCAATAGCTTGTGGAGCAATTTCAGGATTCCATGCCACTCAATCTCCTATGATGGCTAGATGTTTAGGAAATGAAACTCAAGGAAGAAAAGTATTCTATGGAGCTATGATTGCTGAAGGTATAGTGGCTTTAATTTGGGCTGCTGCTGCTATGTCTTTCTTTGGTGGAACAGAAGGTCTAGGAGTTGCTTTATCTAAAGGTGGAGCTGCTGTTGTAGTTAATAAAATTTCAGCTACTGTTTTAGGAAAAGTTGGAGGAGCTTTAGCTTTATTGGGAGTTGTTGCTTGTCCTATAACTTCAGGAGATACAGCTTTCAGAAGTGCTAGATTAACAATAGCTGATGCTATTAATTATAAACAAGGTCCTATTCTAAATAGATTTGTTGTTGCTATTCCTCTATTTGTTATTGGTATTGCTTTATGTTTCATAGATTTCAATATTTTGTGGAGATATTTCAGTTGGTCTAACCAAACTTTAGCAACAATAGCTCTATGGGCTGGAGCTGCTTATCTTGCTAAAAGAGGTAAATTCTTCTGGATGGCTGCTATTCCAGCTACATTTATGACTGTAGTGGTTACTTCTTATATTTTAATAGCTCCTGAAGGATTTAGAATGGCTGAATCTATAGGAAATACTGCTGGATTAATTGTAGCTGCTATTTCTATAATTGCTTTTATCAAAAAATTCTTACCTATTTATAAAGAAGCAGTTAATAAATAA